A part of Peromyscus maniculatus bairdii isolate BWxNUB_F1_BW_parent chromosome 10, HU_Pman_BW_mat_3.1, whole genome shotgun sequence genomic DNA contains:
- the LOC102906985 gene encoding whey acidic protein-like: MRCFISLALGLLALEVALALNPLEQVFNAVQLMCPEARLSEGAECINCRTIAECAQNAACCPSSCSAICKTLVNIDVPKIGHCPWNPVNMVSAGPCPQESTCFRDSDCDGNMKCCRIGCAMSCQTPQAAPVEERLQ; encoded by the exons ATGCGCTGCTTCATCAGCCTTGCTCTCGGCCTGCTGGCCCTGGAGGTGGCCCTTGCTCTGAATCCACTGGAACAAGTCTTCAACGCAG TTCAGCTCATGTGTCCTGAAGCCAGGCTCAGTGAGGGTGCAGAGTGTATCAACTGTCGCACCATTGCGGAGTGTGCCCAGAATGCTGCCTGCTGTCCCAGTTCCTGTAGTGCCATCTGCAAAACTCTTGTCAACA TTGATGTTCCAAAGATTGGCCACTGCCCCTGGAATCCAGTCAACATGGTCTCTGCTGGGCCATGTCCACAGGAGAGCACATGCTTCAGAGACAGTGACTGTGACGGCAACATGAAATGCTGCCGCATCGGCTGTGCCATGAGTTGCCAGACTCCACAAGCAG CCCCTGTAGAGGAACGCCTTCAGTGA